The window AAAGTAAAAAGGCAAATACAATATTAATTTTTCCTAAAAATAATTACATAAAGAATTCCTGAGAGTTACATCAGGAATTTCAAAGTCTTGTTTATTATATATTCTTTCACTCATTAAAAAAATCATCATTTGTGTTTCAGATATTTAAAAGCGCAGAGATTAAGAAAAGGAAATAAAGCAGACAGTACCATTAACACCTTATCTACTCTATTTAAAAATATTCCTATTCTTAAAACTCTGCTTGATACTACACTTCTAAAAAATCCTGTTAATGTTCTTATTTTATATCGTTTTTTTAAGTATAAGGCGGGAACTGGGGTTAGAAAGTAAAGATTACTTATTTTGTGTTTTTTTTTTATTGTTCCCGCCTAGAACCAACACATATTATTTCTATAATTAAGGACAAGCGATCAGTTGTAGGGTTAGTATTACTGTTCCCATTCAGATTCCATTTCAAATTTCCTAAAACGTCCTGTCCCCACTGAGAACCATTATAACCAGAAAACTTATTAATGGGAGCCGTTTCATAAATCAATAACCCGTTTGCAGGATTGCTTATTGCATTTCGTTGTACTGTTGTCAAACGTGGCAAAAGAACACCTTTAGATGTAGAGTTCACCTCCAGCATAGAAGAAGGGTCCGGAGGCTGTACTAATGCCAACTTGAGCACTCAAAGTGCCTGATATCAGCAGGTACTGCATTATGTACTATTGTTTGTGTTTTTATCATACTCCTTATTGTGTTTTTAATTTTTACAAATCGAGCTTAGTTCTTATCATTAAATATATCTTGATATCATTGTACTCCTGCCAACAATTAGATTCAGAATAACGATTTTCATTGCTATGAGAAAAGTGTATCATGGTTATAGTTCTATATCATCAGATGGCATACTTTACAAGTCATTACCTCTGAATACCATCTACATCTCTTATTGCAAAATTCTAGTGACAAGAAAAAATCTTTAGAATATTTAAAATACTGTAATGAAAAGAAAGGCTTCGTTCATAATTTTATTTGTGTTTTTAAAGAAAAGTAACTCAATCATTGTGATGACAAAATTATTGTTCACAGACAGAAAAAAAAATGACAGATATCTGTCATTTTTCGTTAAATTTATTTTACAAAAAACATGGAGAATACAAAATTTATGGTTATTCAGGAGGATTATATTGTAAAAATTGATTTGAATGATTCTATAACAAAGAATAAAATCGCTCACTATCAAATATTTATAAATTTCATGTATGCATAAAGATTTTGGTTATTGTTCTGTAAAAAATTAAAGCACAATGAAAAATAAAATTAATCCAATAGATCGTGATAAATTTTACAATTACTTTTTTGTTAAGAAGGATAAAGAAATAACTGATTATCTTACTTTTTACTCGGCAACCATTGAAAGCATTAAGAACCTCGCAATCAGCCCTTACTTTTGGTTTATTACGCATAATACGGAAATGAAAACCAAAATTTTAAGTGATAATATAGAATATTTTACCCCTTTTAACAAAGAAGAATGGCTGGATTCGGATACTGATTTTTTTATCAATCTTTTTCATCCTGAAGACCGATTTCATCTTATGGGAGCTTTTGAATTTTCAGCTAGGATGATCTTTATGATGGATGAAGACAAGAAAAAACACATTCGTTTCAATTTCTACGGGAGAATGCTGGATAAAAATAATAATTACCGCTGGATACTTCTCCAATCACCTCTACAATACAGAAATATTAATAACGAAATAGAAAGTTCGCTGGTTGTTATTTATGATCTTTCTCATTTCCATATTCATAATCAACCCTTATTATCCATTATGGATTTTAGTAATAATGAGGTGCAATATTTTAAACATATCGAACAAAATATTAAACAGATTGAAGTGGAAAAACCTGTTATCACAAAACGGGAAAAAGAAATTCTGAGATTAATGGCAACAGGACTTAATTCTCCTGAAATAGCCTCTTCCCTTTTTATTTCCTATCATACAGTAGAAAATCATAAAAGAAATTTACGCAAAAAAACCAATACCAAAACGTCTTCAGAGCTTATTGCTTTTACGATGACACACAGTCTTTTACTTATTTAGAGATGCACTTGTTGGGATTGATACTTAAAAATGATTTTCGATTCTCTAAAAATAACAGATATCTGTCATTTCATATCTATTATTTTCTTTGGAAATTGCATCCGTGATCTATTCAGCCAGAATAGATAGATAATAAACAACCTCAATTATAGTATGAAATATATTGTTTCATTAATCTTTATTTTATTGATTAATGCTTGTAGCAGT of the Chryseobacterium capnotolerans genome contains:
- a CDS encoding helix-turn-helix transcriptional regulator, with protein sequence MKNKINPIDRDKFYNYFFVKKDKEITDYLTFYSATIESIKNLAISPYFWFITHNTEMKTKILSDNIEYFTPFNKEEWLDSDTDFFINLFHPEDRFHLMGAFEFSARMIFMMDEDKKKHIRFNFYGRMLDKNNNYRWILLQSPLQYRNINNEIESSLVVIYDLSHFHIHNQPLLSIMDFSNNEVQYFKHIEQNIKQIEVEKPVITKREKEILRLMATGLNSPEIASSLFISYHTVENHKRNLRKKTNTKTSSELIAFTMTHSLLLI